A DNA window from Borrelia sp. HM contains the following coding sequences:
- a CDS encoding tetratricopeptide repeat protein, producing MPDVEKINKFKKEILDNISDERAKKELFGIKMDIEPPKDGEVIVPWEEEGKDNIIGLEEESEDELDLDTILGHLDSEEEQERIANESEILKDSNKIDIDSEFNDLDNDFDVLSSELEENLAKVLDDNSIGIDDAMNLNLDNSDDLQNVDLRNNLDSNLLNSEGSIDSEIDNDLAQDSITNSNDAFDFDSVIGILNESDKTINQIEIPDNNNNANAFDENLDALDAQEDNHVPNTSNYSKLLRDDNDKSLDENSVQINYNLFFKNLNSYPRNLRIAVAEALMLDNVSKYKIEALIDLVEQNTKGLKFIAKFVGDIIGRSVKLPVMYYKSEEFSKLEKKFSYRASQALMPIIKIASIFIILTFLSFYFLVDVMFFYIASDRKYKEGISYIYKNKKELAKATFKDAYYMQPSKHWFITYAKAFEDVRDFDSAEEKYEELFTIDPFSEDASKRRRKNFDRDGYISYASMKIRLGEYADANSILDEVISYSLYDYEALMAKGDNYFQWAQLEPIYYKDSINSYTILLSKYGRKKEILFKLFNVYIEAGAERESENVNAFIKANSKLDIDEVVYTKYAKTLIDKYIEFKVYHKRINALSRNLKYFSAQMDLLSKEFSNFKTGDGKNISDVLNDINLNSEIEYILRRVLIKNPDYNKALFESGRYFYYMGDFKKSEGYLLTALNSFRQENLIENFAEKIIAYRLLSEIYEMENDTLKASNIMSLALNEYDFYKKNELVKVSRELALIYEKQGDILKTLNGFKSAISSYNMAIDEGVNSPDIYYKLALLNYKEHNYKDALSCLFKVENMSGFANSDKVLNSIGSVLYKMGDLEASRSYYLRVLQNLESEKSSILNFKPNENDYHRNLLIREIEIYNNLGVVEVVASLGSDNKGGTSIVKDSSLFNSGVAHLTESSRIFDLLNRDDMVKTAKKDLASLNLRDIFKNNFVISKVLFYDNLSDNL from the coding sequence ATGCCTGATGTAGAAAAAATAAATAAGTTTAAAAAAGAAATTCTTGACAATATTTCTGATGAAAGAGCTAAAAAAGAACTTTTTGGTATAAAAATGGATATTGAGCCTCCAAAGGATGGGGAGGTTATTGTTCCTTGGGAAGAAGAAGGCAAAGACAATATTATAGGTCTAGAAGAAGAATCTGAGGACGAACTTGATTTAGATACAATTCTTGGTCACCTTGATAGTGAGGAGGAACAGGAACGCATTGCAAATGAAAGTGAAATTTTAAAAGATTCTAATAAAATAGATATTGATTCTGAATTTAATGATTTAGATAATGATTTTGATGTTTTAAGTTCTGAACTAGAAGAAAATCTTGCAAAAGTTCTTGATGATAATTCTATTGGTATAGATGATGCCATGAATTTGAATTTAGATAATTCTGATGATTTGCAAAATGTAGATCTAAGAAATAATTTGGATTCAAATTTATTAAATTCTGAAGGGTCTATTGATAGTGAGATCGATAATGATTTAGCTCAAGATTCTATAACTAATAGCAATGATGCTTTTGATTTTGATAGTGTTATTGGTATTTTAAATGAATCAGATAAAACAATTAATCAGATAGAAATCCCTGACAATAACAATAATGCAAATGCTTTTGATGAGAATTTGGATGCTCTTGATGCGCAAGAAGATAATCATGTTCCTAATACTTCAAATTATTCTAAACTATTAAGAGATGATAATGATAAATCCTTAGATGAGAATAGTGTTCAAATTAATTATAATTTGTTTTTTAAGAATTTGAACTCTTATCCTAGAAATTTGAGAATTGCTGTTGCTGAGGCTTTAATGTTAGATAATGTCTCTAAATATAAAATTGAGGCATTAATTGATCTTGTTGAGCAAAATACGAAAGGGCTTAAGTTTATCGCTAAATTTGTTGGAGACATTATTGGTCGTTCTGTCAAATTGCCCGTTATGTATTATAAGTCAGAGGAATTTAGCAAGCTTGAAAAAAAATTTAGCTATAGAGCTTCTCAAGCTTTAATGCCAATAATAAAAATAGCGTCTATTTTTATTATTTTAACTTTTTTGTCTTTTTATTTTTTAGTTGATGTTATGTTTTTTTATATTGCATCTGATAGAAAGTATAAAGAAGGAATATCTTACATATATAAAAATAAGAAAGAACTTGCTAAGGCTACTTTTAAAGATGCATATTATATGCAACCTAGCAAACATTGGTTTATTACTTATGCTAAGGCTTTTGAAGATGTAAGGGATTTTGATAGTGCTGAGGAGAAATATGAAGAGTTATTTACTATTGACCCATTTTCTGAGGATGCCTCTAAGAGAAGACGTAAAAATTTTGATAGGGATGGTTATATATCTTATGCTTCTATGAAAATTAGGCTTGGTGAATATGCTGATGCCAATTCAATTTTAGATGAAGTTATATCTTATTCTCTTTATGATTATGAAGCCTTAATGGCTAAAGGTGATAATTATTTTCAATGGGCTCAACTAGAGCCTATCTATTACAAAGATAGCATTAATAGTTACACTATTTTACTTTCAAAATATGGTCGCAAGAAGGAAATTTTATTTAAGCTTTTTAATGTTTATATTGAAGCTGGTGCAGAGAGAGAATCAGAAAATGTAAATGCCTTTATTAAGGCAAATTCTAAATTAGATATTGATGAGGTAGTTTATACTAAGTATGCTAAGACATTAATAGACAAATATATTGAGTTTAAAGTTTATCATAAAAGAATAAATGCTCTTTCTAGAAATCTTAAATATTTTAGTGCTCAAATGGACTTACTTAGTAAAGAATTTTCTAATTTTAAGACAGGTGATGGCAAAAATATTTCCGATGTTTTAAATGATATTAATCTTAATTCGGAAATTGAATATATTCTTAGAAGAGTTTTGATTAAGAATCCTGATTATAACAAAGCTCTTTTTGAAAGTGGTAGATATTTTTATTATATGGGTGATTTTAAAAAATCGGAAGGATATTTGTTAACAGCATTAAATAGCTTTAGACAGGAAAATTTAATTGAAAATTTTGCTGAAAAGATAATTGCTTATAGGCTTTTATCAGAGATTTATGAGATGGAAAATGATACACTTAAAGCAAGTAATATTATGAGTTTAGCTTTAAATGAATATGATTTTTATAAAAAAAATGAACTTGTTAAAGTTTCCAGAGAGCTTGCTTTAATTTATGAGAAGCAAGGGGATATTCTTAAAACTTTAAATGGTTTTAAATCAGCTATATCTTCTTATAATATGGCAATAGATGAAGGTGTTAATTCACCAGATATTTATTATAAATTAGCATTGCTCAATTATAAGGAGCATAATTATAAAGATGCATTGTCTTGTTTATTTAAAGTTGAGAATATGTCTGGATTTGCGAATAGTGATAAAGTTTTAAATTCAATTGGATCTGTTCTTTATAAAATGGGTGATTTAGAAGCTTCTAGAAGTTATTATTTAAGAGTATTGCAAAATTTAGAATCAGAAAAGTCTAGCATTTTGAATTTTAAACCTAACGAAAATGATTATCATAGAAATTTGTTGATCAGAGAAATTGAGATTTACAATAATCTTGGAGTTGTTGAGGTAGTGGCATCTCTTGGTAGTGATAATAAGGGTGGAACTAGTATTGTTAAAGATAGTAGCCTTTTTAATTCAGGAGTTGCTCATTTGACCGAATCTTCTAGAATTTTTGATCTATTAAATCGTGATGATATGGTTAAGACAGCTAAAAAAGATCTTGCTAGCTTAAATCTTAGAGATATTTTTAAGAATAATTTTGTTATTTCGAAAGTTTTGTTTTATGATAATTTATCTGATAATCTTTAA
- a CDS encoding vWA domain-containing protein, whose amino-acid sequence MKKAYFIVSLFIVFNLFSSMGDDLSIDIDDVYVEAHEDGFHLFIRKKPNIKSVILTESFEIPDKSKDVSTYSFRTLEYNDVNGDEIRILNGRVIQNKSLLSLTSSTPVKNRKFGQAFHILIPKRLRYGFPDFSTRSGDINLEVLKRNKEPFWFSIRTFEKKYNDYLGKYKDNAYELFFGDTQLENAREPNSSLEESFHRFSDDVLVADKGLDIIDKIKDILEKSEDPLADLDLVFVIDVTESMKSHIEILKKHLFDMVESQLNKFKSYRIGFVFYKDYLEDFLTRSFDFNNKEYLNIVLEDLNVGGGGDHPEAVFEGINAAVTQFDWKADNRFIIVLGDAPPHEYPRGPIVYEDVIKAAKEKDIIIYGILLN is encoded by the coding sequence ATGAAAAAAGCTTACTTTATAGTTTCCTTATTTATTGTATTTAATTTGTTTTCATCTATGGGTGATGATTTAAGTATTGATATTGATGATGTATATGTTGAAGCTCATGAAGATGGTTTTCATCTTTTTATTAGGAAAAAGCCAAATATTAAATCAGTTATTTTAACTGAGTCTTTTGAAATTCCAGATAAGAGTAAAGATGTTTCTACTTATTCATTTAGAACATTAGAATATAATGATGTTAATGGAGATGAAATTAGAATTTTGAATGGCAGAGTTATTCAAAATAAAAGTCTTTTATCATTAACGTCTTCTACTCCTGTAAAGAATAGAAAATTTGGACAAGCTTTTCATATATTAATACCTAAGAGATTAAGATATGGGTTTCCTGATTTTTCAACAAGAAGTGGTGATATCAATTTAGAAGTTCTTAAGAGAAATAAAGAACCTTTTTGGTTTTCAATTAGGACTTTTGAGAAGAAATATAATGATTATTTAGGAAAATATAAAGATAATGCTTATGAGCTATTTTTTGGAGACACTCAGCTAGAAAATGCAAGAGAGCCTAATAGTAGTTTAGAAGAATCTTTTCATAGATTTTCTGATGATGTGCTTGTTGCAGACAAGGGACTTGATATTATTGATAAAATAAAAGACATTTTAGAAAAGTCAGAAGATCCACTTGCTGATTTAGATCTTGTTTTTGTTATTGATGTGACTGAAAGTATGAAAAGTCATATTGAAATTTTAAAGAAACATCTGTTTGATATGGTAGAGTCTCAGCTAAATAAATTTAAATCTTATAGGATAGGTTTTGTATTTTATAAGGATTATCTTGAAGATTTTTTAACGAGATCTTTTGATTTTAATAATAAAGAATATTTAAATATTGTACTTGAAGATCTTAATGTGGGTGGTGGTGGAGATCATCCTGAGGCGGTATTTGAAGGTATTAATGCTGCTGTTACTCAGTTTGATTGGAAAGCAGATAATAGATTTATTATAGTATTAGGTGATGCACCGCCTCATGAATATCCTAGAGGACCTATAGTTTATGAGGATGTTATTAAAGCAGCTAAGGAAAAAGATATTATAATTTATGGAATATTACTTAATTAA
- a CDS encoding peptide ABC transporter substrate-binding protein: MKHRTIIPLLLFTISLISCSSDEYKNKITFRVTNEAEPDSLDPQLATSVQSFNIIVNTFLGLTVRNTQTGGYKPGLAKSWDISDNGLVYTLHLREGLIWSDGVPITAEGIRKSYLRILNKETGSQYVDIVKSTIKNAQNYFEGKISESELGIKAIDNNTLEITLDTPKPYFLDMLVHQTFIPVPIHAIEKYGKDWTKPENIVVSGAYKLKERIPNEKIVLKKNEKYYNTSNVEIDEVIFYQVQGNTAYNMYINDELDFLMKVASDYLDEARIRNDYYSYPVNRVVYVAFNTTVKPLDNVKVREALTLAIDRESLSKITLKGQSQPTRNLTPPFEHYSYGKKLELFDPKRAKKLLAEAGYPDGIGFPTLKYKTAQRDEMAKTAEFLQEQLKRILNINIEIEIEEWNTFLGSRSMGNYQTSFMGWTGDYTDPLTFLESLFTTENQGFGAYGYSNKEYDNLIKQSNSVQDPLKRQDILRKAESIIIEKDFPVAPLSVLKSYYLFRHDKWTGWTPNVSECYIYEEIKHQKENN, encoded by the coding sequence ATGAAACATAGAACCATAATTCCTTTATTACTTTTTACTATATCATTAATTTCTTGTTCAAGTGACGAATACAAAAATAAGATAACATTTAGAGTTACAAATGAAGCTGAGCCTGATTCACTTGATCCTCAACTTGCTACTTCTGTTCAATCATTTAACATAATTGTAAACACATTTTTAGGACTAACAGTAAGAAATACTCAAACTGGTGGATATAAACCAGGGCTAGCCAAATCTTGGGATATTTCTGATAATGGTCTTGTATATACTCTTCACTTAAGAGAAGGTCTTATTTGGAGTGATGGAGTTCCCATTACTGCTGAGGGTATCCGAAAGTCTTACCTGAGAATTTTAAACAAAGAAACAGGTTCACAATATGTTGATATTGTTAAATCAACTATAAAAAATGCACAAAATTATTTCGAAGGTAAAATATCAGAATCCGAACTTGGTATTAAAGCTATAGATAATAATACTTTAGAAATAACTTTAGATACTCCAAAACCTTATTTTCTTGATATGCTAGTACACCAAACATTTATACCAGTACCAATTCATGCTATTGAAAAATATGGAAAAGACTGGACAAAACCTGAAAATATTGTAGTAAGCGGTGCATACAAATTAAAAGAAAGAATACCCAATGAAAAAATAGTACTTAAAAAAAATGAGAAATACTATAATACTTCAAATGTTGAAATAGATGAAGTTATATTTTATCAAGTACAAGGCAACACTGCTTATAACATGTACATAAATGATGAACTTGATTTCCTTATGAAAGTAGCATCAGACTATTTAGATGAAGCTAGAATAAGAAATGATTACTATTCTTATCCTGTAAACAGAGTAGTATACGTGGCATTCAACACTACTGTTAAACCACTTGATAATGTAAAAGTTAGAGAAGCTTTAACCCTTGCAATTGACAGAGAATCACTAAGCAAAATTACTCTAAAAGGTCAATCACAACCAACAAGAAACTTAACACCACCATTTGAACACTACTCTTATGGCAAAAAACTAGAATTATTTGATCCTAAGAGGGCAAAAAAACTACTAGCTGAAGCTGGTTATCCTGATGGTATAGGTTTTCCTACGCTTAAATATAAGACTGCACAACGCGATGAAATGGCAAAAACTGCAGAATTTTTACAAGAACAATTAAAAAGAATACTAAATATTAATATAGAGATTGAAATTGAAGAATGGAATACTTTCCTAGGTAGCAGATCCATGGGCAATTATCAAACTTCATTCATGGGATGGACAGGAGATTATACAGACCCATTAACATTCCTTGAAAGTCTATTTACAACAGAAAATCAAGGATTTGGAGCATACGGATATTCAAATAAAGAGTATGATAATTTAATAAAACAATCTAATTCCGTGCAAGATCCACTAAAAAGACAAGACATTCTAAGAAAAGCTGAATCAATTATTATAGAAAAAGATTTCCCAGTAGCTCCACTCTCAGTACTTAAATCATACTATCTATTTAGACATGACAAATGGACAGGATGGACTCCTAATGTTTCAGAATGTTATATTTATGAAGAAATAAAACATCAAAAAGAAAATAATTAA
- a CDS encoding 1-acyl-sn-glycerol-3-phosphate acyltransferase: MFIHNESFNKYFKDIENEFFSRFKAIENVNCLNDFYHEGDPVSRNLVDTMIKRLLKDSSTIIGIQNILELYEKSKSGKSSIILMEHYSNLDFPCFQFLLNRMNYKEVADHIIPVAGVKLFQDSLFVKTLSLGYSVIFIYPPHSFVGVEREKVRERRVFNANSMKYIVDKKTSGHIILIFPTATRYRKGRPETKKIISGVLGYFKLFDYFVMVSINGNVLEVSPNEDMSCDLFKEDILVYNSTEVLDIFEYKNLISEQLNQEGLEPTKELLGSRIADDLEKRFEVLHEMGAKIYNSLN, translated from the coding sequence ATGTTTATACATAATGAAAGTTTTAATAAATATTTCAAAGATATTGAGAATGAATTTTTTAGTAGATTTAAGGCTATTGAAAATGTAAATTGTTTGAATGATTTTTATCATGAAGGCGATCCTGTTAGTAGGAATTTGGTTGATACTATGATCAAAAGGCTTCTTAAAGATAGTTCTACTATTATTGGTATTCAAAATATTTTAGAGCTTTATGAAAAATCTAAATCTGGAAAGTCTTCAATTATATTAATGGAACATTATAGTAATCTTGATTTTCCTTGCTTTCAATTTTTGCTTAATAGAATGAATTATAAAGAAGTTGCAGATCACATTATTCCTGTAGCTGGTGTTAAGCTTTTTCAAGACAGTTTATTTGTTAAAACTTTATCTTTGGGTTATAGCGTAATATTTATTTATCCTCCGCATTCGTTTGTTGGAGTTGAGCGTGAAAAGGTTAGAGAGAGACGAGTTTTTAATGCTAATTCTATGAAATATATTGTAGATAAAAAGACCAGTGGACATATAATTCTTATTTTTCCAACAGCCACAAGATATAGAAAGGGTAGACCTGAGACTAAAAAAATAATTTCAGGAGTTTTAGGTTATTTTAAGCTTTTTGATTATTTTGTCATGGTTAGTATTAATGGTAATGTCCTTGAAGTTTCTCCAAATGAAGATATGTCTTGTGATCTTTTTAAAGAAGATATTCTTGTGTATAATTCAACAGAAGTATTAGACATATTTGAGTATAAAAATTTAATTTCAGAGCAGTTAAATCAAGAAGGTTTAGAACCAACAAAAGAGCTTTTAGGTTCTAGAATTGCTGATGATTTAGAAAAGCGTTTTGAGGTTCTTCATGAAATGGGGGCCAAAATATATAATAGTTTGAATTAG
- a CDS encoding ABC transporter permease subunit, with protein sequence MLKFILQRLLETIPTLIIIIFICFLIMRLAPGNPFDSEKPIAPEIKEKLMQKYHLDKPFYVQAYYYITNILKGDFGPSLVKKDLSVNQYIKLGIPRSLTLGLISLIISLTLGILLGTIAAIKKNTRIDYIIRLTAMFGLSVPTFVTGPILQYFLSIKLGLFYTSGWISERGGLTNLIMPILTMSLPWVAIFTRITRGSTLEILNSDFIRTAKAKGLSFNVIIRKHVLVGSLLPLISYIGPGFAGIISGSIVIEQIFRIAGMGMFTVEASLNRDYPLLMGSLLIYSIILLFSILASDLVYKKLDPRI encoded by the coding sequence ATGTTAAAGTTTATATTACAAAGGTTACTAGAAACAATACCAACTTTAATAATAATAATTTTTATTTGTTTTTTAATAATGAGACTTGCTCCTGGAAATCCATTTGACTCTGAAAAACCCATTGCTCCTGAAATAAAAGAAAAATTAATGCAAAAATACCACCTTGACAAACCTTTTTATGTTCAAGCCTACTATTATATCACAAATATTTTAAAAGGTGATTTTGGTCCATCATTAGTAAAGAAAGACTTAAGTGTAAACCAATATATAAAATTAGGGATTCCTAGATCACTTACACTCGGGCTAATAAGTCTCATTATATCTCTTACACTTGGCATTTTACTAGGAACAATAGCAGCCATTAAGAAAAATACACGTATCGATTATATAATAAGATTAACAGCAATGTTTGGGCTTTCAGTACCTACTTTTGTAACTGGACCCATTTTGCAATATTTTTTATCTATAAAATTAGGATTATTTTACACTTCTGGCTGGATCTCAGAAAGAGGGGGGCTTACAAATTTAATCATGCCAATATTAACAATGAGTTTGCCATGGGTAGCTATTTTTACACGAATAACTAGAGGCTCTACTTTAGAAATACTAAATAGCGATTTTATAAGAACAGCAAAAGCTAAAGGACTAAGTTTTAATGTAATAATAAGAAAACATGTGCTAGTAGGTTCTTTGCTCCCTTTAATAAGTTATATAGGCCCGGGATTTGCTGGTATAATTTCTGGGAGTATAGTTATTGAGCAAATATTTAGAATTGCTGGAATGGGAATGTTTACAGTAGAAGCATCTCTAAACAGAGACTATCCACTATTAATGGGCTCATTATTAATATATTCAATAATCTTGCTTTTCTCCATTTTAGCATCTGATCTTGTTTATAAAAAACTTGATCCACGAATATAG
- a CDS encoding peptide ABC transporter substrate-binding protein: MKIKKCIFMVLIIINFISCNKESNRENLTFKISMGAEPKSIDPQLTEDKLGAIITSHMFSGIVNGDSQTGGYKPGLAKSWDISDDGLVYTFHLREGLIWSDGVPITAEGIRQSYLRILNKETGSNYVGTVKSTIKNAQDYFEGKIQESELGIRAIDELTLEISILTPKPYFLDMLVHQTFIPVPVHAIEQHGKDWTNPENIVVSGAYKLKERIPNEKISLIKNDKYFNVNEVELQEIIFYTISDTSTAYRMYENNEIDALTTIPNDLIKEIKLRNDYYSSAVNGLYYFSFNTQIKPLDNVKVREALTLAIDRETLTKKVLANDSIPTRRISPNYNNYSYGKQLKLFDPERAKQLMNEAGYPNGNKFPQLKIKYNTNESHKKIAEFIQNQWLSILNINTELENEEWASFIETKNKGNYEIIRAGWIGDYSDPLTFLSLFQKEFSHFSSYNYFNQEYEDLIKQSDLEQDPLKRQDILRKAEEIIIEKDFPVAPIYIHAGNYLFRNDKWTGWTPNISERFNFYELKRLKE; encoded by the coding sequence ATGAAAATCAAAAAATGCATATTTATGGTACTTATTATAATAAATTTTATATCTTGTAATAAGGAAAGCAACAGAGAAAACTTGACATTCAAAATTAGTATGGGAGCAGAGCCTAAATCAATAGATCCTCAACTAACTGAAGACAAATTAGGCGCGATTATAACTTCACACATGTTTAGTGGTATAGTAAATGGTGATTCACAAACTGGTGGATATAAACCAGGATTAGCTAAATCTTGGGACATTTCTGATGATGGTCTTGTATATACATTTCACTTAAGAGAAGGTCTTATTTGGAGTGATGGGGTTCCAATTACTGCTGAGGGTATACGTCAATCTTATCTTCGAATATTAAATAAAGAAACAGGGTCAAATTATGTTGGTACAGTTAAGTCAACAATAAAAAACGCACAAGATTACTTTGAGGGAAAAATACAAGAATCTGAACTTGGTATTAGAGCCATAGATGAACTAACACTAGAAATATCTATTCTTACTCCAAAACCTTATTTTCTTGATATGCTAGTACACCAAACATTTATACCAGTACCAGTACATGCTATTGAACAACATGGAAAAGATTGGACAAATCCTGAAAATATTGTAGTAAGTGGTGCATACAAATTAAAAGAAAGAATACCCAATGAAAAAATATCACTTATAAAAAACGATAAGTATTTTAATGTCAATGAAGTTGAATTACAAGAAATTATATTTTACACAATAAGCGATACTTCAACTGCCTATAGAATGTACGAAAACAACGAAATTGATGCACTTACAACAATCCCAAATGATTTAATTAAAGAAATAAAACTAAGAAATGATTATTATTCATCTGCTGTTAATGGTCTTTACTACTTTTCATTTAACACACAAATAAAACCACTTGATAATGTAAAAGTTAGAGAAGCACTAACTCTTGCTATTGACAGGGAAACATTAACAAAAAAAGTTTTGGCAAATGATTCTATTCCTACAAGAAGGATAAGTCCAAATTATAATAATTATTCTTACGGCAAACAACTAAAATTATTCGATCCTGAAAGAGCAAAACAATTAATGAATGAGGCTGGCTACCCCAATGGTAATAAATTCCCTCAACTAAAAATCAAATATAACACAAACGAAAGCCATAAAAAAATTGCTGAATTTATTCAAAACCAATGGTTAAGTATTTTAAATATAAATACTGAACTTGAAAATGAAGAATGGGCATCATTTATAGAAACTAAAAACAAAGGAAATTATGAGATAATAAGAGCTGGTTGGATTGGAGATTACTCAGACCCATTGACATTCTTAAGCTTATTCCAAAAAGAATTTTCACATTTTTCTTCATATAACTATTTTAATCAAGAATATGAAGATTTAATAAAACAATCTGATCTAGAGCAAGATCCACTAAAAAGACAAGACATTTTAAGAAAAGCTGAAGAAATAATCATAGAAAAAGATTTCCCAGTAGCCCCAATATATATACATGCAGGCAATTACCTATTTAGAAATGACAAATGGACTGGTTGGACACCAAATATTTCAGAAAGGTTCAATTTCTATGAACTTAAGAGATTAAAAGAATAA
- a CDS encoding tetratricopeptide repeat protein encodes MKKLILTSIIFFSCYTAAHLDKQLTKETPYSIYLREAQKSTNVNDYRSALKIYNKMIENHKDNESIVATGKYEIAFIYYITNKKEMAKKLFQEIIQSNIQNPKWITPLSKKIMEKINNN; translated from the coding sequence ATGAAAAAGCTAATTCTAACAAGTATAATATTCTTTTCCTGCTACACAGCAGCACATCTAGATAAGCAACTCACAAAAGAAACTCCTTACAGTATTTACTTAAGAGAAGCTCAAAAATCAACAAATGTTAATGACTACAGATCTGCACTAAAGATATACAATAAAATGATTGAAAATCATAAAGACAATGAAAGTATTGTTGCTACTGGAAAGTACGAGATTGCATTTATATATTACATAACCAATAAAAAAGAAATGGCAAAAAAGTTATTTCAAGAAATAATACAATCCAATATACAAAATCCAAAATGGATTACACCATTATCTAAAAAGATAATGGAAAAAATAAACAACAATTAA
- a CDS encoding LysM peptidoglycan-binding domain-containing protein — translation MIQKNKLLFLVLSISALFLVSCVTSQEDKKNKNSKISTKETGDIRKDIEEIKNGIIRERGDLFYSEEFNEAERLEKNMEAKFAKNMIKEGNKTALKVLERYKNIAKDTIEKKEKINYLKNNIEKYLNDAEINEAYIWIPLEIDEVNNLYFEATRKYKMYDIEHSLEMYSKAFNRAQQAAKKAKEARAIKETDERMYKQLKALEAASNLPIYNNNQLIKPSPWNGRTLLKDQGKYINLLDYESNHPYLFGDATPIVLAYEETAKEVQKSDSTKFKTLQLIEKARQLWKQGLEAKNLNNLRLANELFLDSARYLKAYESNASKELYIIKIRNTLWGISKKLYNDPYLWPKIWFANRQKIQNPDLIHENWKIIIPSK, via the coding sequence ATGATACAAAAAAACAAATTATTATTTTTAGTGTTATCTATATCCGCTCTTTTCCTAGTTTCATGTGTAACCTCTCAGGAAGATAAAAAAAATAAAAACTCAAAAATTTCAACTAAGGAAACAGGGGATATAAGAAAAGATATTGAAGAAATCAAAAATGGAATCATAAGAGAGCGGGGAGATCTTTTTTACTCTGAAGAATTTAACGAAGCTGAAAGGCTTGAAAAAAACATGGAAGCAAAATTTGCTAAAAATATGATTAAAGAAGGTAATAAAACTGCTCTAAAAGTATTAGAAAGGTATAAAAATATCGCAAAAGATACAATAGAAAAAAAAGAAAAAATAAACTACCTGAAAAATAATATTGAAAAATACCTAAATGATGCTGAAATTAATGAAGCATATATATGGATTCCATTAGAAATCGATGAAGTAAATAACTTATATTTCGAAGCAACAAGAAAATATAAAATGTATGACATCGAACATTCCCTTGAAATGTATAGTAAAGCATTTAATAGGGCACAACAAGCTGCTAAAAAAGCAAAAGAAGCACGAGCTATTAAAGAAACAGATGAAAGAATGTACAAACAATTAAAAGCGTTAGAAGCTGCTTCTAATCTTCCCATCTATAACAACAACCAACTCATTAAGCCTTCACCATGGAATGGAAGAACTCTACTTAAGGATCAAGGCAAATATATAAACCTTTTAGACTATGAAAGCAATCATCCTTATTTATTTGGAGATGCGACTCCAATAGTACTTGCTTATGAAGAAACAGCTAAGGAAGTGCAAAAATCAGATTCAACTAAATTTAAAACTCTTCAGCTTATTGAAAAAGCTAGACAATTATGGAAACAAGGCCTTGAAGCTAAAAATCTTAATAACCTTAGACTTGCAAATGAATTATTTTTAGATTCTGCAAGATATTTAAAGGCTTATGAAAGCAATGCAAGTAAAGAACTATATATAATTAAAATTAGAAACACCTTATGGGGCATTTCTAAAAAATTATATAACGATCCTTATTTATGGCCAAAAATTTGGTTTGCAAACAGACAAAAAATTCAAAATCCAGATCTAATACATGAAAACTGGAAAATAATAATTCCTTCTAAATAA